In one Streptomyces venezuelae genomic region, the following are encoded:
- a CDS encoding MFS transporter, producing MTDPAPTTSLWSNRNYRIFVVIQTLSALGDSFSFVAIPLLVLHSTGSVVQMGLVTGLTGVASIVTGLFAGVIADRFDRRGLMMLSDMARCLLYGLIPLVWLFATPMWLIYTVVPLTGGFAMLFQVTYVTVVPAIVEPGQIIRANAHLYGSYAVATVGGPALAGLVAAAFGPVAALGIDAVTFAVSAAGLLLVQLRPTPRPAGSEGQGGPGRGAERGRVRDEFLAGFRFLWAHPVLRPLTVLLSLFIFLTHGMTDVIIFRVKEDLGHGDGTVGYVLSAGTVGTFLASFLVARLRKGLGFGPSWIGAVTLAGVAVACLGLTGSVPVIGALSAAMLLATGVAGICSMSLRQEVTPGHLLGRVTAAFWTTHYSLGPLGAAAVTAAAAGFGVAEVCLAVGAGVVCVALSGTLTGIVRDRSPEASLRTAEAQSPESATETA from the coding sequence GTGACCGACCCGGCGCCGACCACCTCGCTGTGGAGCAACCGCAACTACCGCATCTTCGTCGTCATCCAGACGCTCTCCGCCCTCGGGGACTCGTTCTCGTTCGTGGCCATCCCGTTGCTGGTGCTGCACAGCACCGGATCGGTCGTCCAGATGGGCCTAGTCACCGGCCTGACCGGCGTCGCGTCCATCGTCACGGGCCTCTTCGCCGGTGTGATCGCCGACCGGTTCGACCGGCGCGGGCTCATGATGCTCTCCGACATGGCGCGCTGCCTGCTGTACGGGCTCATCCCGCTGGTCTGGCTCTTCGCCACTCCGATGTGGCTGATCTACACGGTCGTTCCGCTCACCGGCGGCTTCGCGATGCTCTTCCAGGTGACGTACGTGACGGTGGTGCCCGCCATCGTCGAGCCCGGCCAGATCATCAGGGCCAACGCCCACCTGTACGGCTCCTACGCGGTGGCGACGGTCGGTGGGCCCGCCCTCGCGGGCCTCGTCGCGGCGGCGTTCGGCCCCGTGGCCGCGCTAGGGATCGACGCCGTGACGTTCGCCGTGTCGGCCGCCGGGCTCCTCCTCGTCCAGCTGCGGCCGACCCCGCGGCCTGCCGGGAGTGAAGGACAGGGCGGCCCCGGACGGGGCGCCGAACGCGGGCGCGTGCGCGACGAGTTCCTCGCCGGCTTCCGCTTCCTGTGGGCGCACCCCGTGCTGCGCCCGCTCACCGTGCTGCTGTCCCTGTTCATCTTCCTCACGCACGGCATGACCGACGTCATCATCTTCCGTGTCAAGGAGGACCTGGGCCACGGCGACGGCACGGTGGGCTATGTGCTGAGCGCGGGCACCGTCGGCACGTTCCTCGCCTCCTTCCTCGTCGCGCGTCTGCGCAAAGGCCTGGGGTTCGGGCCGAGTTGGATCGGCGCCGTCACGCTCGCCGGTGTCGCCGTCGCCTGCCTCGGGCTGACCGGGAGCGTGCCGGTGATCGGCGCGCTCTCGGCGGCCATGCTGCTGGCCACCGGCGTCGCCGGGATCTGCTCCATGTCCCTGCGACAGGAGGTGACGCCGGGTCACCTGCTCGGGCGGGTCACCGCCGCGTTCTGGACCACGCACTACTCGCTCGGTCCGCTCGGAGCGGCCGCCGTCACCGCGGCCGCGGCCGGGTTCGGGGTGGCCGAGGTGTGCCTGGCCGTCGGCGCGGGCGTGGTGTGCGTGGCGCTGAGCGGGACGCTGACGGGGATCGTGCGGGACCGGTCGCCGGAGGCGTCGCTCCGTACGGCGGAGGCGCAGTCGCCCGAGTCGGCGACGGAGACCGCCTGA